A portion of the Hymenobacter gelipurpurascens genome contains these proteins:
- the kdsA gene encoding 3-deoxy-8-phosphooctulonate synthase, protein MLQSLANALPHFRNTNSGQFFLMAGPCVIEGEDMALRIAEKVQHMTDKLQIPYIFKGSYRKANRSRLDSYTGIGDEKALRILEKVGREIGVPTVTDIHESEEAALAAQYVDVLQIPAFLCRQTDLLIAAAKTGKVVNVKKGQFLSGESMQFAVDKVRQSGNDHVILTDRGNSFGYSDLVVDFRNLPVMREFGVPVVMDVTHSLQQPNQSSGVTGGKPALIETIAKAAIAVGADGLFIETHPTPATALSDGANMLALDRLEELLVKLTRVREAIK, encoded by the coding sequence ATGCTACAATCTCTCGCCAACGCCCTACCGCATTTCCGCAATACCAACTCAGGTCAGTTTTTCCTGATGGCCGGCCCCTGCGTAATTGAGGGGGAAGATATGGCCCTGCGCATCGCCGAAAAGGTGCAGCACATGACCGATAAGTTGCAGATTCCCTACATCTTCAAAGGCTCCTACCGTAAGGCCAACCGCTCCCGCCTAGACTCCTACACGGGCATCGGCGACGAAAAGGCGTTGCGTATTCTAGAGAAAGTAGGCCGTGAGATTGGCGTGCCTACGGTCACGGACATTCACGAGTCGGAGGAGGCGGCGCTGGCGGCACAGTACGTCGATGTGCTGCAAATTCCGGCTTTCCTGTGTCGGCAGACCGATTTGCTGATTGCCGCCGCCAAAACGGGGAAAGTAGTGAATGTGAAGAAAGGCCAGTTTCTCTCGGGCGAGTCGATGCAGTTTGCCGTGGATAAAGTGCGCCAGTCGGGCAACGACCACGTTATCCTCACCGACCGCGGCAACTCCTTCGGCTATTCCGATTTGGTAGTCGATTTCCGCAACCTACCCGTGATGCGAGAGTTTGGAGTGCCCGTAGTAATGGACGTTACGCACTCCTTGCAGCAGCCCAACCAGAGCAGCGGCGTAACAGGTGGCAAGCCCGCCCTCATCGAAACCATTGCCAAAGCTGCCATTGCCGTGGGGGCCGACGGCCTGTTCATCGAAACGCACCCGACGCCTGCCACCGCCTTATCAGATGGCGCTAACATGCTGGCGCTGGACCGGCTGGAGGAGCTGCTTGTTAAGCTCACGCGTGTGCGGGAGGCCATAAAGTAA
- the apaG gene encoding Co2+/Mg2+ efflux protein ApaG produces the protein MNTTTTQGVTVSVTTNYLPDYSSPGQEHYVFAYKIDIRNDSEFTVKLLRRHWYIYDANGVVREVEGEGVVGQQPVLEPGESHQYVSGCNLKSGLGKMRGSYQMERLMDGHEFAVDIPEFTLVVPYRLN, from the coding sequence ATGAATACGACCACAACACAGGGTGTCACCGTCAGCGTAACCACCAACTACCTGCCCGACTATTCGAGCCCAGGTCAGGAACATTACGTCTTTGCCTATAAAATTGATATCCGCAACGACAGCGAGTTTACCGTGAAACTGCTGCGCCGCCACTGGTACATCTACGACGCCAACGGCGTGGTGCGTGAGGTGGAGGGCGAAGGCGTGGTAGGCCAGCAACCCGTGCTGGAGCCCGGCGAGTCGCATCAGTATGTATCCGGCTGCAACCTGAAGTCGGGTTTGGGCAAGATGCGCGGCTCGTATCAGATGGAGCGCCTCATGGATGGCCATGAGTTTGCCGTTGATATTCCGGAGTTTACCCTCGTGGTGCCTTACCGCCTGAACTAG
- a CDS encoding O-methyltransferase produces MLFQVLSYLRFLLRSGNTHGLHSPFVFGLYAHVVGHTGHFAAFEAIETRRQELLSSQKAIQVRDFGAGSHTGAGRTRRLRGIARTAAKPRVLAQLLFRLVNHFQPRTVLELGTSLGLTTAYLASADSRAHVLTFEGCPQTAEVARETFSGLGLHNVELVEGNLDETLAPALAALARPVDFAFFDGNHRYEPTMRYFELMNQHRTEDSVFVLDDIHWSEEMTRAWEAIKQHPEVTLTIDLFFIGLVFFRRKQPKQHFILRFDNMLDKLVERTRRLSA; encoded by the coding sequence TTGCTTTTTCAAGTTCTTAGCTACCTCCGGTTTCTGCTCCGTTCCGGCAACACGCACGGGCTGCATTCGCCTTTTGTGTTTGGGCTGTATGCGCATGTGGTGGGGCATACGGGCCATTTTGCGGCCTTTGAGGCCATTGAAACCCGGCGCCAGGAGCTTCTCAGCAGTCAGAAAGCTATCCAGGTGCGTGATTTTGGAGCCGGCTCCCACACGGGCGCAGGCCGCACGCGCCGCCTCCGCGGTATTGCCCGTACGGCCGCCAAGCCTCGCGTGCTGGCCCAGCTGCTTTTCCGGCTAGTCAATCACTTTCAGCCTCGCACGGTACTGGAGTTGGGCACTTCCCTGGGCCTTACCACTGCTTACCTGGCCTCCGCCGATTCCCGGGCGCATGTCCTCACATTTGAGGGTTGCCCACAGACGGCTGAGGTTGCGAGGGAGACATTTAGTGGCTTAGGCCTACACAACGTTGAGCTTGTGGAGGGCAACCTTGATGAAACCCTTGCTCCTGCACTCGCCGCTCTCGCTAGGCCAGTTGATTTCGCCTTTTTTGATGGCAACCACCGCTACGAGCCCACTATGCGCTACTTCGAGCTCATGAACCAGCACCGCACCGAAGACAGTGTCTTCGTGCTGGATGACATTCATTGGTCAGAGGAAATGACGCGGGCCTGGGAAGCCATCAAGCAGCACCCGGAGGTTACGCTGACCATCGATCTGTTCTTTATTGGGCTGGTATTCTTTCGGCGCAAGCAGCCCAAACAACACTTCATCTTGCGCTTTGATAACATGCTAGATAAGCTGGTGGAGAGGACGCGCCGGCTTTCTGCATAA